In Myxocyprinus asiaticus isolate MX2 ecotype Aquarium Trade chromosome 32, UBuf_Myxa_2, whole genome shotgun sequence, one genomic interval encodes:
- the LOC127423647 gene encoding BCL2/adenovirus E1B 19 kDa protein-interacting protein 3-like → MSTETQSAPEENLQGSWVELHFNNGGSNTPKGAAEDQSASTAPSGDLEKMLLDAQHESGRSSSRGSLPCDSPPRSQTPLHLRRGSEVHSSGEKNSSQSEEDYLERRREVEILMKKNADWIWDWSSRPENLQPKEFLLKHPKRSSTLSIRNTSMMKKGGIFSAEFLKVFLPSLVLSHILAVGLGVYIGRRLTTSGPF, encoded by the exons ATGTCGACCGAGACACAAAGTGCACCCGAAGAAAACCTTCAGG GTTCTTGGGTGGAGCTGCATTTTAATAATGGAGGCAGCAACACGCCTAAAGGAGCTGCAGAGGATCAATCTGCTAGCACTGCTCCTAGTGGAGACCTGGAGAAAATGCTGCTGGATGCTCAGCACGAGTCGGGCAGGAGCAGTTCCAGGGGCAGCTTACCATGTGACAG TCCTCCAAGATCTCAGACTCCTTTGCATCTGCGCAGGGGCTCAGAAGTCCACAGCTCTGGAGAAAAAAACAGCTCACAG TCAGAGGAAGACTATCTGGAGCGCAGAAGAGAGGTGGAAATTCTGATGAAGAAAAACGCAGACTGGATATGGGATTGGTCGAGTCGACCCGAAAACCTGCAGCCTAA GGAGTTTTTGCTGAAGCACCCGAAGCGCTCCAGCACCCTCAGCATAAGGAACACCAGTATGATGAAGAAGGGAGGGATCTTCTCAGCAGAATTCCTCAAAGTTTTCCTGCCCTCTTTGGTCCTTTCACACATCCTTGCTGTGGGTCTTGG